Genomic DNA from Veillonellaceae bacterium:
CGGTAAAAGGTAATTAAAATGACTCTCGCGTGCATATGCATGTAGAGAGTCATTTTTGCTTTAACTGGAGATTAGAATTTAGGGTAATATTATTACTTACCGTAAAGGGGGGATATATGTGCGGCAGGTTATAACGATAGGTGGGAAGATAATCCGGCGGGCGGCTGTTGCTGTGATGGGACTGGTCGCGTTGGTTAATTTTGGCCCGGCCGGGGCCATTGCCATATCAATGCTGGTTTCATTGGCGGTATATGCTGTGGCGTTTGGTTTTAAGTTTGCCTTGGGCTTTGTCTTGCTGCTGCTGTGTCATGAATTGGGCCATGTCATAGCCTCACGGGCTGTTGGCATGAAGACTCAAGGGCCGATTTTTGTGCCGTTCATCGGCGCAGCCTTAGCCTTAAAAGATGCCCCGGTCAACGCTCGCATGGAGGCCAATATTGCCATTGGGGGACCGGCGCTTGGCACACTGAGCGCGCTTATCTGCCTGACTTGTTATCTGTGGACGGACAGCATGCTGCTATTAGTGCTGTCTTATACCGCCTGTCTGCTCAATCTCTTCAATCTCATCCCCTGTGATCCGCTTGACGGCGGAAAGATTGCCGGGGCAATTTCCCCGCATATGTGGTGGGTGGGGACAATTGCGATTGGTTTGATGTTTATCTATACTCATAATTTATTTATATTGCTCATCTTTTTTGTATCACTGTTTAGGCTGTGGCGCGGTGATTATAACGACAAGGTTTACTATGACCTGACGCTAAGGCAGCGGCTGACCATGTTTTGGTGGTATGTCGGTTTGCTGTTAGTGCTTGGGGTGGCTACGCTGTATATTGCTGAGACGATACGGTGATACTTCGACAAGCTTACTGAAAAGTTTTATCATTTAGACAGGAGTTTCACCAAAAGTGTCAAATTTATAATGAGAATTGACCCTACATATCTTCCTGCGGCACATCACTATTCTAAAAGAACAGTACTACAATTGCTGCTGCAGTCCATGACGGGAGGATGACTTTTTTGATTCACATGGATAGTGTTTGTAAGGTTTACGATAACGGCTCGGTCGCCCTCTCCGATATCAACATTGACATCGAAAAGGGAGAATTCGTGTTTGTAGTCGGACCAAGCGGTGCCGGTAAATCCACCTTTATTAAACTGATAACCCGGGAGGAATTGCCGAGCAGCGGTCAGCTTATTGTCAACGGATGCAACGTGGGCAGCCTGAAATCTTCGGAGGTACCTTATTTCCGGCGCAGTCTGGGAATCGTCTTTCAGGACTATCGCCTGCTGCCCAACAAAACGGTTTATGAGAATGTAGCTTTTGCAATGCAGGTTATTGAGGCATCACGGCGGGAAATGCAAAAACGGGTTAACCATGTCCTTGATTTGGTAGGATTGAGAAGCAAGTCCCGTTGTTTTCCGGCGGAATTATCGGGCGGCGAGCAGCAGCGGGTAGCTATCGCCCGGGCTATTGTCAACAGTCCGATGGTCGTTATTGCGGACGAGCCTACTGGAAATCTGGATCCAGATACTTCCTGGGAGATTATGAAGATTTTTGAAAAAATTAATAAAAGCGGCACCACCATCGTAATGGCAACACATGATAAAACCGTTGTTGATATGATGCGCCGGCGGGTTATCGCTATTGAAAAGAGCCGTATTGTCCGTGACCAAGTGAAAGGGGTATACGGCTATGAAGATTAGAACAATGGAATATTTTATTCGCGAGGCCGTTGTATCCTTAAAGCGCAACAGCCTGATGAGTTTTGCGTCGGTCAGCACTGTAGCGCTGTCGCTCTTAATCTTAGGGATTTTCTTGGTCATGGTTCTCAACCTGAATAATATGGCGGCTGTACTGGAATCGCAGGTGCAGATTTCGGTTTATTTGCATGATGACCTAAGTGATTATGAGACTCGGGAGATTGGGACACGCATAACCAAGATGCCTGGGGTTACCCAGGTGCTTTTCGTGCCCAAAGATGAAGCTATGGAACGGTTTAAGACCAGGCTAGGCGACCAGCAGGGTCTGCTGGCCGCGTTGGGGGACACTAATCCGCTGCCCGATGCTTTCGAGGTCAAAGTAGACAAGCCCGAACGGGTTAAGGCGTTAGCCGAGACTATCGGTGAGATGGAAGGTGTTGAAAAAGCCAAGTTTGGTCAGGAAGTAGTCGAAAAATTATTCAACCTGACTAAACTAATGCGGATATTCGGGTTAATCCTGATAATCTTTTTAGCGCTTGCCGCAGTGTTTATCATTTCTAATACTATTAGAATTACGGTATTTGCCCGCCGCCGGGAGATCGGCATAATGAAGTATGTGGGCGCGACTGATTGGTTTATTCGTTGGCCGTTTATAATTGAGGGGATGATCCTAGGAATAGGCGGCGCCTTGGTTGCTGTGCTGTTGATTGGACAGCTTTATAGCGGCTTAACGCGAGAAGTTTATCAATCACTGGCCTTTTTACCGCTCATTCCGCAGTATCCGTTTATTAATTATATCAGTATCTTGCTGCTGGTTGTCGGCGCGACAATCGGCGCTTTAGGCAGTTCAATATCGCTGCGTAAGTTTATGAAGGTTTAGTTCAGGGGGGATTCGGTGTACGGAAAACGACAGATTACCGCTTTAGTAACGGCGGCCATGCTTACAGTCACAGCTATCGGTCCGGCCCTGGCCAACGAACTTGAGGATAGGCTTGACAACATTCAGCGGCAAATGCAAGTTAAACAGAATCAAGCTGCCGAGGCGCAACAGAGAGTTAACAGCGTATCAGGACAGCTCCGCAAGATTCAAATAGAGTTGGATTCGGCACAGAGTGAATATAATGCTATCAAGGCTAAACTTGATAGCACAGAGCAGCAAATAAAGGTCAATACTATCTTAATGGAAAAGACTGAAAAAAGTCTGGCCGAACGCAGCAAAATTCTTAATAAGCGGATGCGCGATATTTATGAAAACGGTCAGATAAACTATCTGGATGTGCTGCTTGGAGCGCGTGACTTTGGAGATTTTACAACCCGGATGGATCTTTTGAAACGGGTAATTAAGCAAGACACTAACCTTATTGCCAAGGTAAAGGCTGAGCGCGAATTAATAGCCCAAAAACGCGTTGAACTCGAACAGGACAAAGCTGCTATTGTTGAATTAGAAAAGGCGGCAGCTGAGAAAAAGAAATTAGTTGAGCTGCGCAAGCAGGAGCGTGAGGCGGTTTTGGACAAAGCCGTTAGTGACCGCGATTCTGCTGAACGGGCTTACCGGGAACTGCAGGAAACCTCGCGGCAGATTGAGCAGATGATTCGAAATCAGTCAGGACGCAGCAGCAGCTCGGTGGAAGCCACAGGGGCGATGATTTGGCCGGCAGTCGGACCGATAACTTCGGAATACGGCTGGCGGATTCACCCGATATTCGGGACGCAGCGTTATCATAGCGGTATGGATATTGGCGCTGATTACGGTGATCCCATTTCGGCAGCTGACAGCGGTGTAGTTATCTACTCTGACTGGATGGGCGGCTACGGCAAGGCCGTAATTATCGATCATGGCGGCGGTATCACAACGCTATACGCCCATAATTCTGAGCTGCTGGTAGTGGAGGGCCAATCAGTGCGGAAAGGGCAGACCATAGCCAGAGCTGGTTCAACAGGCTATTCAACCGGACCGCATTGTCACTTTGAAGTGCGGGTGAATGGGTCGCCGACCAACCCACGAGATTATCTATAAAATAGAAGGAAGCTATGCTCGTTTTTGAACAGCGTGGGGATGTTGCCATATAGACAGCCGCCCGGCAGGAATGCTGGCGGCTGTCTAGAATATTTTACAAAGATTCTACATATAGATAGCTATATGCGCAGAAATAGGCCAATCTGTCGTTCGGGCCCCAGGCTTCGAACCTCGAATCGAGGTGGATGTTTTGAGTAAACGTAAGGTCATAGTGGGAGCCTTGTTATTGGTGGTTCTTACCTTTACGGCCACAGTAGGCGGCTTTTTGTACCTGCTGCGGTTAAATTCGTCTGATATTGCTAGCACGTTCAAGTTTTTCCGGGCGCTGCATATTGTTAAATCACGCTATGTCGAAGAAGTGCCGATGGACACCTTAATGATAGGCGCTGTTAGAGGCATGGTTGCATCGCTTGGCGACCCGCATTCAGTTTATATGGATGCTAAGCTGTTTAAAGAGTTTATGATTGAGACCGAGGGTTCATTTGGCGGTGTCGGTATTGTAGTCGGCGTTAAGGATAAAATGCTGACAGTTGTTTCGCCGATTGAAGGGACGCCCGGAGACAAGGCCGGTATTAAAAGCGGGGACCGTATCACTAAAATTGACGGACATGACACTAAAGACATGACGCTTGACGAAGCTGTCAATAAGATTCGTGGTCCGGAGGGCTCGCAGGTAACGCTCACAATTGTGAGAGGGGCTGATCCGGCCAAGGATTATACTGTTACTCGTTCTAACATCCAGATTAAAACAGTTTCGGGTAAAATGCTGCCCGATAATATCGGCTACATCCGGATATCAATGTTCAATGAAAACACGGCGAGTGACTTTATCCATAAGCTGCAGGAACTTGAAAAAGCCGGCATGAAAGGGCTTGTTCTTGACCTGCGCGATAATCCGGGCGGACTGTTAGATGAAAGCGTAAAAGTAGCCGATAAACTTGTCCCCAAAGGGCCGGTTGTTTCGGTTGTTACGAGAACCGGCGAGCGTGAAACACATAATTCTACTTTGGAAATTGTAAAGTATCCGCTGGTGGTATTAGTTAACGGCGGCAGCGCCAGCGCCTCGGAAATCGTGGCCGGAGCTGTCCAGGATACAGGTGCCGGAACGCTGGTAGGCACCAAGACCTACGGTAAAGGCTCGGTTCAGACGCTTATGCGTTTGGGTGACGACGCTATCAAGCTTACTATCGCTAAATATCTCACGCCTGCCGGCCGCTCAATAAACGGTGTCGGCATTGAACCAGACGTTAAAGTCGAATATGGCAGCCGGGAGCCCGGCCTAGATGCCCAGCTTGACAAAGCCGTTGAGATAATAAAAAGTAAAATCGAGTAAATAATACCAATGCGGCAGCCTTTTGGCCAGCCGCATTTTGGCATGAAAAAATCTTATAGTGCTTAATATTTTGGGGTGGGTGACAAAATGTTTCCTTGGCAGCAGGTTTTTGAATTAGTTTTAAGACAGACGATTGCCGTTTTTTTTGAACCGATTTTTTGGCTGATTGTTGGCTTTCTTGGTGTTCAGTACTGGCAGACCAAGCGTAATCAGCAGAAAATGTTTGGCACCGCCATCTATTCGCTTAGACATCAGATATTACTGGCCGCTTTTTATGGTACAATCGGCGGGGTCGCAGCCAGCTTGCTGCTGACCGTTGTCGGCATTACGCTGAACAAACTTGGCTTTAACTATATTTGGCCGCTGGCACTGCTATTAATGATGATTAATACGCGGTTTCTGTGCTTTGCCTACGCCGGTGGTCTTGTCGCTGTGTCCAATGTCATTTTCGGGTGGCCTGATGTCAATGTGCCGCAA
This window encodes:
- a CDS encoding peptidase M50 — translated: MYVRQVITIGGKIIRRAAVAVMGLVALVNFGPAGAIAISMLVSLAVYAVAFGFKFALGFVLLLLCHELGHVIASRAVGMKTQGPIFVPFIGAALALKDAPVNARMEANIAIGGPALGTLSALICLTCYLWTDSMLLLVLSYTACLLNLFNLIPCDPLDGGKIAGAISPHMWWVGTIAIGLMFIYTHNLFILLIFFVSLFRLWRGDYNDKVYYDLTLRQRLTMFWWYVGLLLVLGVATLYIAETIR
- the ftsE gene encoding cell division ATP-binding protein FtsE — its product is MIHMDSVCKVYDNGSVALSDINIDIEKGEFVFVVGPSGAGKSTFIKLITREELPSSGQLIVNGCNVGSLKSSEVPYFRRSLGIVFQDYRLLPNKTVYENVAFAMQVIEASRREMQKRVNHVLDLVGLRSKSRCFPAELSGGEQQRVAIARAIVNSPMVVIADEPTGNLDPDTSWEIMKIFEKINKSGTTIVMATHDKTVVDMMRRRVIAIEKSRIVRDQVKGVYGYED
- a CDS encoding ABC transporter permease is translated as MKIRTMEYFIREAVVSLKRNSLMSFASVSTVALSLLILGIFLVMVLNLNNMAAVLESQVQISVYLHDDLSDYETREIGTRITKMPGVTQVLFVPKDEAMERFKTRLGDQQGLLAALGDTNPLPDAFEVKVDKPERVKALAETIGEMEGVEKAKFGQEVVEKLFNLTKLMRIFGLILIIFLALAAVFIISNTIRITVFARRREIGIMKYVGATDWFIRWPFIIEGMILGIGGALVAVLLIGQLYSGLTREVYQSLAFLPLIPQYPFINYISILLLVVGATIGALGSSISLRKFMKV
- a CDS encoding peptidoglycan DD-metalloendopeptidase family protein, translating into MLTVTAIGPALANELEDRLDNIQRQMQVKQNQAAEAQQRVNSVSGQLRKIQIELDSAQSEYNAIKAKLDSTEQQIKVNTILMEKTEKSLAERSKILNKRMRDIYENGQINYLDVLLGARDFGDFTTRMDLLKRVIKQDTNLIAKVKAERELIAQKRVELEQDKAAIVELEKAAAEKKKLVELRKQEREAVLDKAVSDRDSAERAYRELQETSRQIEQMIRNQSGRSSSSVEATGAMIWPAVGPITSEYGWRIHPIFGTQRYHSGMDIGADYGDPISAADSGVVIYSDWMGGYGKAVIIDHGGGITTLYAHNSELLVVEGQSVRKGQTIARAGSTGYSTGPHCHFEVRVNGSPTNPRDYL
- a CDS encoding S41 family peptidase encodes the protein MSKRKVIVGALLLVVLTFTATVGGFLYLLRLNSSDIASTFKFFRALHIVKSRYVEEVPMDTLMIGAVRGMVASLGDPHSVYMDAKLFKEFMIETEGSFGGVGIVVGVKDKMLTVVSPIEGTPGDKAGIKSGDRITKIDGHDTKDMTLDEAVNKIRGPEGSQVTLTIVRGADPAKDYTVTRSNIQIKTVSGKMLPDNIGYIRISMFNENTASDFIHKLQELEKAGMKGLVLDLRDNPGGLLDESVKVADKLVPKGPVVSVVTRTGERETHNSTLEIVKYPLVVLVNGGSASASEIVAGAVQDTGAGTLVGTKTYGKGSVQTLMRLGDDAIKLTIAKYLTPAGRSINGVGIEPDVKVEYGSREPGLDAQLDKAVEIIKSKIE